From one Luteolibacter sp. SL250 genomic stretch:
- a CDS encoding cob(I)yrinic acid a,c-diamide adenosyltransferase codes for MSGSIITGRGDSGETDLLFGRRIGKSSQRVAVLGCVDELNAALGLARAAAHDEEIIRLIDGVQAQLVGLMGELACVPEDVPRYAERFKGALTMEDALRIEESAKAFEARGIRFTGWARPGAEGSMMKAGLDFARTIARRTERETWILHESGEPVGEAIRLYFNRLSDLLWILARAAGDDA; via the coding sequence ATGAGCGGCAGCATCATCACCGGGCGGGGCGACAGCGGGGAAACGGACCTCCTTTTCGGGCGGCGGATCGGGAAATCCTCGCAGCGCGTCGCCGTGCTCGGTTGCGTGGACGAGCTGAACGCCGCCCTCGGGCTGGCACGGGCCGCTGCCCATGATGAGGAAATCATCCGCCTCATCGATGGCGTGCAGGCCCAGCTCGTCGGCCTCATGGGGGAGCTGGCTTGCGTGCCGGAGGACGTCCCACGCTATGCGGAGCGGTTCAAGGGCGCGCTGACCATGGAGGATGCTCTGCGGATCGAGGAATCCGCGAAGGCTTTTGAGGCGCGCGGCATCCGCTTCACCGGCTGGGCCAGACCCGGCGCGGAAGGCTCCATGATGAAAGCCGGGCTCGATTTCGCCCGCACCATCGCCCGCCGCACAGAGCGGGAAACCTGGATCCTCCACGAATCCGGCGAACCCGTCGGCGAAGCCATCCGCCTCTATTTCAACCGGCTTTCCGACCTCCTGTGGATCCTTGCCAGGGCTGCCGGTGACGACGCCTGA
- a CDS encoding 7-carboxy-7-deazaguanine synthase QueE — MKLAKLNGGPEIFHTIQGEGISTGAPAVFIRASRCNLRCFWCDTDHTWNFEGTPWAHEKDSIPGYKKHVKEEATFEIDPAEAAERILAYDCDRTVITGGEPLLQQEDFLKVIAHIRAEDPQHQFEVETNGTRIPTPEFAAAVNQFNISPKLGNAGMLEKTRINPAALAFFTRHPNAWFKFVVATPADLEEIEYLILEHGLPRKRILLMPEGRTPAELDRSSEWLAEICRDRRFRFCDRLHVRIWGDKRGV, encoded by the coding sequence GTGAAGCTGGCGAAGCTCAATGGCGGTCCCGAGATCTTCCACACCATCCAGGGTGAGGGGATCAGCACGGGCGCGCCCGCGGTCTTCATCCGCGCCTCCCGCTGCAATCTCCGCTGCTTCTGGTGCGACACGGACCACACGTGGAACTTCGAAGGAACGCCGTGGGCTCATGAAAAGGACAGCATCCCCGGCTACAAAAAGCACGTGAAGGAGGAGGCCACCTTCGAGATCGACCCTGCAGAGGCGGCGGAGCGCATCCTGGCTTACGACTGCGACCGGACGGTCATCACCGGCGGGGAGCCGCTGCTGCAGCAGGAGGATTTCCTGAAAGTCATCGCCCACATTCGCGCCGAGGACCCGCAGCACCAGTTCGAGGTGGAGACGAATGGCACGCGCATCCCCACCCCGGAGTTCGCCGCGGCGGTGAACCAGTTCAACATCTCGCCAAAGCTGGGAAATGCCGGCATGCTGGAAAAGACGCGCATCAATCCGGCGGCGCTGGCGTTTTTCACCCGCCACCCGAATGCCTGGTTCAAGTTCGTGGTGGCCACTCCGGCGGACCTGGAGGAAATCGAATACCTCATCCTGGAGCATGGCCTGCCCAGGAAGCGGATCCTGCTGATGCCGGAAGGTCGCACCCCTGCCGAACTGGACCGGTCTTCCGAATGGTTGGCGGAAATCTGCCGGGACCGCCGCTTCCGGTTCTGCGACCGCCTGCACGTCCGGATCTGGGGTGACAAGCGCGGGGTCTGA